Proteins from a genomic interval of Phreatobacter oligotrophus:
- a CDS encoding GNAT family N-acetyltransferase, translating to MTSIYDVGLWWWPRPEPVVSRAERADCDDLATIHAAAFHRGWGAEDIAAMLAERNVLAHVIRRRPAAPPAGFILSRIAADEAEILTVAVAARLRGRGYGARLLKAHVPDLMRAGVRTLFLEVEVGNSPALHLYERAGFVTIGRRKGYYRTEAGTTDAITMRRDLPAL from the coding sequence ATGACGTCGATCTACGATGTGGGCCTGTGGTGGTGGCCGCGACCCGAACCGGTGGTGAGCCGCGCCGAACGCGCCGATTGCGACGACCTCGCCACGATCCACGCGGCCGCCTTCCACCGCGGCTGGGGCGCCGAGGACATCGCCGCCATGCTGGCCGAGCGCAACGTCCTCGCCCATGTCATCCGGCGCCGGCCCGCGGCGCCGCCGGCCGGCTTCATCCTCAGCCGCATCGCCGCCGACGAGGCGGAAATCCTCACCGTCGCGGTTGCGGCGCGGCTGCGCGGGCGAGGCTACGGCGCCCGGCTGCTCAAGGCCCATGTCCCCGACCTGATGCGCGCCGGGGTCCGCACCCTCTTCCTTGAGGTGGAGGTCGGCAACAGCCCGGCCCTCCATCTGTACGAGCGCGCTGGCTTCGTCACGATCGGCCGCCGCAAGGGGTACTACCGCACCGAGGCGGGCACCACCGACGCCATCACCATGCGGCGCGACCTGCCGGCTTTGTGA